The following are encoded in a window of Ictalurus punctatus breed USDA103 chromosome 13, Coco_2.0, whole genome shotgun sequence genomic DNA:
- the gabrz gene encoding gamma-aminobutyric acid type A receptor subunit zeta isoform X1: MCSCSPLGSLVFLLLISRIIQTSNSSGEEVLPPTIQKLMQGYNKYLRPLFGNGPVTVGMSLDIASIDTISEINMDYTATIFLRQRWTDERLCFDGNKSLSLDGRLVELLWVPDTFIVDSKKSFLHDITVENRLIRIFPNGTVLYALRITTTVACSMDLTKYPMDKQTCTLQLESWGYNVKDVVFHWTRGNLSVSGLDTLQLAQYTLEDYYTSESEAVYETGRYPKLIFHFQLRRSILYFILETYVPSSALVVLSWVSFWISQSSVPARICIGVTTVLTMTTLMMGARTSLPNANCFIKAIDVYLGICFSFIFGALIEYAVAHFCTLHQPNAANAYMYGQEMQEREDEMNGIVTSIGSQALRVRKREEMLSRAGSTSSPTRSDTKEEKSSQPKSGCTKSLSLLRRIVCFLNCCHVENPHYIDNYSRLTFPLSFIFINLLYWTYYLYF, from the exons ATGTGTTCATGCAGCCCTCTGGGCTCTTTagtctttcttcttctcattagCAG GATCATACAGACTTCAAACTCCAGTGGTGAAGAGGTCCTACCTCCCACCATTCAGAAACTGATGCAGGGCTACAACAAGTACCTGAGGCCTTTATTCGGAA ATGGTCCTGTTACTGTTGGCATGAGTCTGGACATTGCCAGCATTGATACTATATCAGAGATCAACATG GACTACACAGCAACTATCTTCTTGCGGCAACGCTGGACAGATGAGCGTCTGTGCTTTGATGGCAATAAGAGCCTGAGTTTGGATGGCAGGCTGGTGGAGCTTCTCTGGGTTCCTGACACATTCATTGTGGACTCCAAAAAATCCTTTCTGCATGACATCACTGTGGAGAACAGACTCATCAGGATATTCCCAAATGGCACCGTGCTTTATGCCCTGAG AATCACCACCACAGTCGCCTGCAGTATGGACCTCACCAAGTATCCCATGGataaacaaacatgcacacTTCAGCTAGAAAGCT GGGGTTATAATGTGAAAGATGTGGTGTTTCATTGGACACGTGGCAACCTGTCAGTTAGTGGTCTTGATACCCTTCAGCTGGCCCAGTACACACTAGAGGACTACTATACCTCAGAGTCTGAAGCTGTGTATGAGACAG GCAGGTACCCAAAGCTGATCTTCCACTTTCAGCTGAGGCGAAGCATCCTTTACTTCATCCTGGAGACGTATGTGCCATCTAGTGCCCTGGTGGTTTTGTCTTGGGTCTCTTTCTGGATCAGTCAGTCCTCTGTACCTGCTCGCATTTGCATAG GGGTAACAACAGTCCTGACAATGACCACTCTGATGATGGGTGCACGCACTTCTCTGCCCAATGCTAACTGCTTCATTAAAGCCATTGATGTGTACCTGGGCATATGCTTCAGCTTCATCTTTGGTGCCCTCATAGAGTATGCTGTGGCCCATTTCTGTACTTTACACCAGCCAAATGCTGCCAATGCATATATG TATGGACAGGAAATGCAGGAACGTGAGGATGAGATGAATGGGATTGTCACATCAATCGGCAGCCAGGCTTTGCGGGTACGCAAAAGGGAGGAGATGCTGTCCCGTGCTGGCAGCACTAGCAGCCCCACTCGTAGTGACACTAAAGAGGAGAAGTCCTCTCAGCCCAAGAGCGGCTGCACCAAGTCTCTGTCACTTCTGCGTCGCATTGTGTGCTTCCTGAACTGTTGCCATGTGGAAAACCCACACTACATTGACAACTACTCACGTCTGACCTTCCCACTCTCCTTCATCTTCATTAATCTGCTCTACTGGACCTACTACCTGTACTtttag
- the gabrz gene encoding gamma-aminobutyric acid type A receptor subunit zeta isoform X2, producing MCSCSPLGSLVFLLLISRIIQTSNSSGEEVLPPTIQKLMQGYNKYLRPLFGNGPVTVGMSLDIASIDTISEINMDYTATIFLRQRWTDERLCFDGNKSLSLDGRLVELLWVPDTFIVDSKKSFLHDITVENRLIRIFPNGTVLYALRITTTVACSMDLTKYPMDKQTCTLQLESWGYNVKDVVFHWTRGNLSVSGLDTLQLAQYTLEDYYTSESEAVYETGRYPKLIFHFQLRRSILYFILETYVPSSALVVLSWVSFWISQSSVPARICIGVTTVLTMTTLMMGARTSLPNANCFIKAIDVYLGICFSFIFGALIEYAVAHFCTLHQPNAANAYMHHPHHHLYNRMMMINMIILLTFPLTSSSSSSSSWTVCII from the exons ATGTGTTCATGCAGCCCTCTGGGCTCTTTagtctttcttcttctcattagCAG GATCATACAGACTTCAAACTCCAGTGGTGAAGAGGTCCTACCTCCCACCATTCAGAAACTGATGCAGGGCTACAACAAGTACCTGAGGCCTTTATTCGGAA ATGGTCCTGTTACTGTTGGCATGAGTCTGGACATTGCCAGCATTGATACTATATCAGAGATCAACATG GACTACACAGCAACTATCTTCTTGCGGCAACGCTGGACAGATGAGCGTCTGTGCTTTGATGGCAATAAGAGCCTGAGTTTGGATGGCAGGCTGGTGGAGCTTCTCTGGGTTCCTGACACATTCATTGTGGACTCCAAAAAATCCTTTCTGCATGACATCACTGTGGAGAACAGACTCATCAGGATATTCCCAAATGGCACCGTGCTTTATGCCCTGAG AATCACCACCACAGTCGCCTGCAGTATGGACCTCACCAAGTATCCCATGGataaacaaacatgcacacTTCAGCTAGAAAGCT GGGGTTATAATGTGAAAGATGTGGTGTTTCATTGGACACGTGGCAACCTGTCAGTTAGTGGTCTTGATACCCTTCAGCTGGCCCAGTACACACTAGAGGACTACTATACCTCAGAGTCTGAAGCTGTGTATGAGACAG GCAGGTACCCAAAGCTGATCTTCCACTTTCAGCTGAGGCGAAGCATCCTTTACTTCATCCTGGAGACGTATGTGCCATCTAGTGCCCTGGTGGTTTTGTCTTGGGTCTCTTTCTGGATCAGTCAGTCCTCTGTACCTGCTCGCATTTGCATAG GGGTAACAACAGTCCTGACAATGACCACTCTGATGATGGGTGCACGCACTTCTCTGCCCAATGCTAACTGCTTCATTAAAGCCATTGATGTGTACCTGGGCATATGCTTCAGCTTCATCTTTGGTGCCCTCATAGAGTATGCTGTGGCCCATTTCTGTACTTTACACCAGCCAAATGCTGCCAATGCATATATG catcatcctcatcaccatcTTTACAAtagaatgatgatgataaatatgATTATTCTATTAACATTTCCattgacatcatcatcatcatcatcatcatcatggacTGTCTGTATCATCTAA